From one Sulfurimonas sp. HSL-3221 genomic stretch:
- a CDS encoding sugar phosphate nucleotidyltransferase: MKAVVMAGGFGTRIQPLTHSRPKPMLPIVNRPMMEHTMLTLKELGITEFIVLLYFKPDVIRDYFKDGSHLGINITYVLPDDDYGTAGAVKLAEEHIGDDNFIIISGDLVTDFDFKKIFDYHAQKDSKLTITLTSVENPLEFGVVIANEEGRIEKFLEKPSWGEVFSDTINTGIYVIEPEILSYIPSNENFDFAKDLFPLLMREGVPLMAGNAEGYWRDVGNPESYRDVYEDILGGRVKVSMPPVRRQYPDGVLFSDEPYELDNSVEIIGTVVLGKNVTIGKGTKLNNVVVGDDCEIGKESKVRNSVLWERVQVDKHALFDGCVICNDNKIGKNVTAKAGMILAEECEIGQLVTVEKDVTIWPHKVIEDAAIVSRSVILGSRYKNSIFENGYVIGKSNVELSCEMATKLAEAFGAQLPIGSTVVMARDYNKGSRMLKRAFVGGLLSSGVNVKDYNGIPSSVLRCSLSMDNGVVAGVYFRQQIDDPTSTVITFYNHEALRINNEVAKKVEKAFFKETFRRVDFSQIGQIFESDHAKEYAAYQKQMERLFDTHLFKRGGYRIAVDVMHGMGYEVYPDILRDMEVDNIIFNAYADEKRLANINSLVKRSVSDLSAVITSMELDAGFLVYPYGQRLEIVCDEGKVLEKQTALYIVLTLLNMEARERGEKMKVFLPTWAADIVYFDALEIERGQYANFKSEQMRQYDLVATGEGNFAFTAFATHRDSMFATLKILELMIKFDVKLSDLIASLPKFYYRAAQAPCSQSHKGRMMRRFLEDAKGKDASTLDGVKIWLDANDWILMIPDQYNDSLNLYIQAESDERGEEILSEYTAKIAEWATV; encoded by the coding sequence ATGAAAGCCGTTGTAATGGCAGGTGGGTTTGGAACGAGGATCCAGCCGTTAACCCATTCGCGTCCGAAGCCGATGCTGCCGATCGTGAACCGTCCGATGATGGAACACACGATGTTGACCCTGAAGGAGCTCGGGATCACCGAGTTTATCGTACTGCTCTACTTCAAGCCCGATGTCATTCGGGACTATTTCAAAGACGGCAGCCACCTGGGCATCAATATCACCTACGTGCTGCCCGACGACGATTACGGGACGGCGGGGGCGGTCAAGCTGGCCGAAGAGCATATCGGCGACGACAACTTCATCATCATCAGCGGCGACCTGGTGACCGATTTCGATTTCAAGAAGATCTTCGATTACCACGCGCAGAAAGATTCCAAGCTGACGATTACGCTCACGTCCGTCGAAAACCCCCTGGAGTTCGGGGTGGTGATCGCGAATGAAGAGGGGCGGATCGAGAAGTTCCTCGAGAAACCGAGCTGGGGCGAGGTCTTCAGCGACACGATCAATACGGGGATCTACGTCATCGAACCGGAGATCCTCTCCTATATCCCAAGCAACGAGAACTTCGACTTCGCCAAAGATCTTTTCCCGCTGCTGATGCGCGAAGGGGTGCCCCTGATGGCCGGGAATGCCGAAGGGTACTGGCGCGACGTCGGCAACCCGGAGAGCTACCGCGATGTCTACGAGGATATCCTCGGGGGCAGGGTGAAAGTTTCGATGCCGCCGGTCCGCCGGCAGTACCCTGACGGCGTGCTCTTCAGCGACGAGCCCTACGAACTCGACAATAGCGTCGAAATCATCGGGACGGTCGTCCTGGGCAAAAACGTCACGATCGGCAAGGGGACGAAGCTGAACAACGTCGTCGTCGGCGACGACTGCGAGATCGGGAAAGAGAGCAAGGTGCGCAACAGCGTACTGTGGGAGCGGGTCCAAGTGGACAAACATGCCCTCTTTGACGGCTGCGTCATCTGCAACGACAACAAGATCGGCAAGAACGTCACGGCGAAGGCGGGGATGATCCTGGCCGAAGAGTGCGAGATCGGCCAGCTGGTTACCGTCGAAAAAGATGTCACGATCTGGCCGCACAAGGTGATCGAGGACGCCGCCATCGTCAGCCGCAGCGTCATCCTCGGGAGCCGCTACAAGAACTCCATCTTCGAGAACGGCTACGTTATCGGGAAATCCAACGTCGAACTCTCCTGTGAGATGGCGACGAAGCTTGCCGAGGCGTTCGGCGCCCAGCTGCCTATCGGTTCGACGGTCGTTATGGCCCGGGACTATAACAAGGGATCGCGGATGCTCAAGCGCGCCTTCGTCGGGGGCCTGCTCTCGTCCGGCGTCAACGTCAAGGATTACAACGGCATTCCCTCCTCGGTCCTGCGCTGCAGTCTCTCTATGGACAATGGGGTCGTCGCCGGCGTCTACTTCCGCCAGCAGATCGACGATCCGACCAGTACGGTTATCACCTTCTACAACCATGAAGCGCTGCGGATCAACAACGAGGTGGCAAAGAAAGTGGAGAAGGCCTTTTTCAAAGAGACCTTCCGCCGGGTGGACTTCTCCCAGATCGGCCAGATCTTCGAGTCAGACCACGCCAAAGAGTATGCCGCTTATCAGAAGCAGATGGAACGCCTCTTCGATACCCACCTCTTCAAGCGCGGCGGGTACCGGATCGCCGTGGACGTGATGCACGGGATGGGGTACGAGGTCTATCCGGACATCCTGCGGGACATGGAGGTGGATAACATCATCTTCAACGCCTATGCGGATGAGAAGCGCCTCGCGAACATCAACTCCCTCGTCAAGCGCTCCGTCAGCGACCTGAGCGCCGTGATCACCTCTATGGAACTCGATGCGGGCTTCCTGGTCTACCCCTACGGCCAGCGTCTGGAGATCGTGTGCGACGAAGGGAAGGTGCTCGAGAAGCAGACGGCACTCTATATTGTACTGACGCTGCTGAACATGGAGGCGCGCGAACGGGGCGAGAAGATGAAAGTCTTCCTGCCCACCTGGGCGGCGGACATCGTCTACTTCGACGCGTTGGAGATCGAACGGGGGCAGTACGCGAACTTCAAATCCGAGCAGATGCGCCAGTACGACCTGGTGGCGACGGGGGAGGGGAACTTCGCCTTTACCGCCTTCGCGACGCACCGCGACAGTATGTTCGCGACGTTGAAGATCCTGGAGCTGATGATCAAATTCGACGTCAAACTCTCCGACCTGATCGCATCGCTGCCGAAATTCTATTACCGCGCGGCCCAGGCGCCGTGCAGCCAGTCCCACAAGGGCAGGATGATGCGCCGCTTCCTCGAGGATGCCAAGGGCAAAGACGCGTCGACCCTCGACGGGGTGAAGATATGGCTCGATGCCAACGACTGGATCCTGATGATCCCGGACCAGTACAACGACAGTCTCAACCTCTATATCCAGGCGGAATCGGATGAACGCGGCGAGGAGATCCTTTCGGAATATACCGCCAAGATCGCGGAGTGGGCCACAGTCTAA